The Streptomyces kanamyceticus DNA segment CGGTCGGCGAGGAGATGCACGCCCTGGTGGAGCGGCTGTACCCGCTGTGCCGGAGCATCACGGGCGACGGCGTGCGCGCCACCCTGAGCATCGTCGGCGAGTACGTTCCGCTGCAGGTGCACGAGGTGCCGACCGGGACCCAGGTGCTCGACTGGACGGTGCCGCAGGAGTGGAACATCCGCGACGCCTACATCGCCGACGCCGCGGGGAACCGGGTCGTCGACTTCGCCGCGTCCAGCCTGCACGTGCTCGGCTACAGCGTGCCGGTGTCCAGGACCATGCCGCTCGCCGAGCTGCGCGATCACCTGTACACCCTTCCGGACCACCCGAGTTGGGTGCCCTACCGCACCAGCTACTACAAGCCGGAATGGGGATTCTGCCTGGCCCAGGAGACCCTGGACGCCCTGCCGGACGGCGACTACCAGGTCCGTATCGACTCCACGCTCGAAGACGGCCACCTCACCTACGCCGAGCACGTGATCCCCGGCCAGGTCCCCGACGAGGTGATCGTCTCCTGCCACACCTGCCACCCGTCGCTGGCCAACGACAACCTCGCGGGCATCGCGGTCGCCACGTTCCTGGCGCGGGCGCTGGCCGAACAGACGCCGTACTACACCTACCGGTTCATCTACGCGCCGGGCACCGTCGGGGCGATCACCTGGCTGGCCCGCAACGCGGAGCGGGTGGACCAGGTCAAGCACGGCCTCGTACTGGCCTGCGCCGGTGACGCGGGCGACCTGACGTACAAGCAGAGCAGACGCGGCGACGCGGAGATCGACCGGGTGCTGCGGCACGTCCTCGCCACGTCCGAACGCCCGCACCGCGTCACCGAGTTCACCCCGTACGGCTACGACGAGCGGCAGTACTGCTCACCCGGGTTCAACCTCGGCGTGGGCTCGCTCAGCAGGACCCCGTACGCCGGATACCCCGAGTACCACACCTCGGCGGACAACCCGGACTTCGTCTCCCCGGAGGCGATGGCGGACACCCTGTCCGTCTGCCGCGAGGCCTTCGCCGTCCTCGACCGCAACCGGAGCTACCTCAACCTCAGCCCGTACGGCGAACCCCAGCTGGGCCGACGCGGGTTGTACGACTCGCTCGGCGGCCGCAGCGACGCGAAGCAGGCCCAGCTGGCCATGCTCTGGGTGCTCAGCCTCTCCGACGGCGGGCACAGCCTGCTCGACGTGGCCGAGCGGTCCGGGCTGGCGTTCGACACCGTCGCCGGTGCGGCGGACGCCCTGGGCGCCGCCGGACTGATCAAGGCATGACGCCGATGACCATCGAGGGGGAGAAGACGAGACGGGCCGGGCCCGCACGGCGGGCCATCGTCGGCCGACTGTCCTGGGGGCTCGCCGACCAGGCGGCCTCCAGCTTGTCCAACTTCGTGGTGGGAATCTACGTGGCCCGCTCGCTGGGCCTCGGCGCGTTCGGCGTGTTCAGCCTGGCCTGGGTGACGTACGGCGTGGTGCTCAGCGTCTCCCGCGGCCTGGCCACCGACCCGCTCGTGGTGCGCTTCAGCGGTGTGCCCGGCTGGTCCTGGCGCAGGGCGGTGGCACAGTCGGCGGGCACCGCGCTCGGCGTCGGCACCGCCATCGGCGCGGCGTGTCTGGTGGTCGGTCTGGCGCTCGGCGGGCAGGTTGGGCCCGCGTTCGCCTGCCTCGGCGTCATGCTGCCGGGGCTGCTCCTCCAGGACGCCTGGCGGTACGCGTTCTTCGCCGCGGGCACCGGACGCAAGGCGTTCGTCAACGACCTGGTGTGGGGCGTCGCGCTCGTCCCCGCCATGGTGGTGGCGGCCCGCGTGGGCACCGTGGCCGCCTTCGTGCTCGCCTGGGGCGTCTCCGCCGCGGTGGCCGCGGTGTACGGCTGTTTCCAGTCCGGCATCCGGCCCCGGATGACCCGGGCCCGCGAGTGGCTGCGCGAGCACCGCGACCTCAGCTACCGGTATCTGGCCGAGAACGTCGGCGTCAGCGGCGCCAGCCAGCTGCGGGCGTACGGGCTCGGCGCGATCGTCGGGGTCAGCGCGGTGGGCGTGGTGCGCGGCGCCGAGCTCCTGCTCGGCCCGTTCATGGCCATACTGATGGGTCTTTCGCTGGTCACCGTCGCCGAGGCGGCACGGGTACTGCGGAGGGCCCCGCACCGCCTCGGCGTGTTCTGCCTGCTCCTCGGCGGCGCCCAGGCCGTCGCCGCGCTGCTCTGGGGCGCGGCGCTGCTGCTGATGCCCGACCGGCTCGGCGAGCTCGTGCTCGGCGACGTCTGGCACTCCGCGTCCGAGCTCATCGTGCCGGTCACGCTCGGCGTCGCGGCCGCCGGACTCGGCACCGGCGCGGCGGCCGGGCTCCGCGCGCTCGCCGCGGCCCGGCGCAGCCTGCGCTGTCAACTGTTCGCCTCCGCCTGCTACGTCGGCGGCGGGCTCGGCGGGGCGGCCCTGGCCGACACGGTCGGCTCGGCCTGGGGCGTCGCCGCCGCCACCGTCTGCGGCTCCTGCGTCTGGTGGCTGCAGCTGCGGGCCGCCCTGCGCGAGCGCCGCCAGAACTCCATTCCCGAAGTGAGGACGTCATGACCGCCCATCCCCGGTTGAGCATCGGCCTGCCCGTGTACAACGGCGAGGAGTACCTCGCCGAGGCGCTCGATGCCCTGCTCGGCCAGACCTACGAGGACTTCGAGCTGGTCATCTCGGACAACGCCTCGGCCGACGGGACGCAGGACATCTGCCGCAAGTACGCCGCCCAGGACTCACGCATCCGGTACATCAGGCTGCACAAGAACATCGGCGCGGCGCCGAACCACAACTACGTGTTCACCCAGTGCCGCGGCGAACTGTTCAAGTGGGCGTCGCACGACGACCTGTACGCAAGGGACCTGCTGCGGCGCTGCGTCGAGGCACTCGACGAGCGCCCCGGCATCGTTCTCGCGCACTCCGGCCAGGCCGTCATCGACGAGAACGGCCAGGTGAAGGTCCCCTACGAGTACGGGATCGCCACCGACGCGCCCCGCGCGCCCGAGCGCTTCCGCAGCTTCCTGTTCGCGCCCGGTGGCGACGACTTCTACGGGGTGATGCGGTCCGACATGCTGCGCCGGGTCAAGCCGCACGACAGCTACCACCACGCGGACCGCACGTTCGTCGCCGAGATCGTCCTGCACGGGCCCTTCCACCAGGTGCCCGAGCTGCTGTACTTCCGCCGCGACCACCCCACCCGCGCCGAGCGGGCGAACCCCTCCAAGCGCTCCCGGTGCGTCAACCTGGACCCGCGCAGGGCGGGCCCGCTGCACCCGACGCCCCGGCTGCTCGCCGAGTACGTCGGCGGCTTCGTCTCGGCGATCCGACGGGCGCCGCTGTCCGTGGCCGACCGGCGTGCGTGCTACGTCCACCTGGCCGCGTGGATGACCAGCAGGGCCAGGCCCGGCGCCGGTGAGCGGGTCGAGGACCGCGCCCCGGTCGACCCCGCCGGGCTCACCGTCTCCGTCGACGCGCTCGTCGCCGGACGTGAGGGGAGGCAGGCGTGAGAGCCGCACGCGAAACCCCGGTGCGCGTCGGGGTGTTCGGCCTGCTCGGCTCCGGGAACCTCGGCAACGACGGGTCGCTCGAAGCCGTCCTCGGCTACCTCCGCGCCGAGCATCCGGACGCGGCCGTGGACGCGCTGTGCGGCGGACCCGAGGTCGTCGCGGCCCGGTACCGGATCCCCGCGACGCGACTGCACTGGTACCGGGGCGAGTACCGGACCGCCTCGCGGGCGGGCGCGATCGTGGGGAAGGGCCTGGGCAAACTCGTCGATGCCTTCCGCACAGGGGCCTGGGTGCGCCGACACGACGTGGTGATCGTGCCGGGCATGGGCGTCCTGGAGGCCACGCTGCCGCTGCGGCCGTGGGGCTTCCCGTACGCGCTGTTCCTGCTCTGCGCGTCAGGACGGCTGTTCGGCACCCGGGTCGCGCTGGTCGGCGTGGGCGCCGCACCGATCGGCAGCAGGCCGACCCGGGCCCTGGTGCGCTGGTCGGCCCGGCTCGCCACCTACCGGTCGTACCGGGACGCCCTGTCCCGCGACGCCATCCGGGCGATGGGCGTGGACACCGCGCGCGACGAGGTCTACCCGGACCTCGCGTTCGCCCTGCCCGCGCCGCAAGCGCCTTCGAGCCCGCCGGGGGGCCAGGTCTGCGTCGGCGTCATGGACTTCCACGGCGGTGACGACGACCGCGCCCGCGCCGACGAGATCCACCGGCGCTATCTCGAAGGGACGACCCGATTCGTCCGCGCGCTGGTCGACGAGGGCAGGCCGGTCCGGCTGCTCACCGGTGACGAGTGCGACGCCCCGGTGGTCGCCGCGATCCTCGACGCGGTGGACTCGCCCCTGGTCACCGCGGCCGACGCGGCCTCGCTCGCCGACCTGATGAAGGAGACGGCGGCCGCCGACACCGTGGTGGCCACCCGCTACCACAACCTGATCTGCGCGCTGAAGGCCGGGACCCCGACGCTCGCCCTCAGCTATGCGGCGAAGAGCGACGCGCTCATGGACCGGATGGGTCTGGGCGCGTACCGCCACCCGGCTCGCGAGGTCGACGCGGAGCGACTGCTCGAACAGTTCCGGGAGCTGGAACGGCGATCGGCTGAGCTGCGCGAGACCCTCGCCGAGCGCAACCTGGACGCCACCCGCCAACTGGAGCACCAGTTCACCGCTTTGACCGCGGCCCTGTTCCCGACGACCGCCCAAGCCCAAGCCCCAGCACAACGCCACGCCCACGATCACGATCACGCCATGCGGGAGACCCGATGAAAGCGACCGAAGTCCCGGCGATCGTCGGCGCGTACCTCTTCGAGCCGACGCCGTACGCCGACGAACGCGGCTTCTTCTGCCGCACCTTCGACGCCGACGTGGTCCGCTCGGTGGGCCTCGACCCGGACGCCTTCATCCAGGACAGCCTGTCGCGCTCGGTCCGGGGCGTGCTGCGCGGACTGCACCTGCGCTCGGGCGCGGGCGAGGCCAAGCTGGTGCGGTGCTCGTACGGGAAGGTCTTCGACGTCGTCGTGGACCTGCGGCCGGACTCGCCGACCTACCGCAACGTGGCCGTCTTCGAGCTGTCCGGCGAGACACAGGTGACCCTGTACATCCCGGCGGGGTGCGCGCACGGCTTCCAGGCGCTCACCGAGACCGCCGACACCTCGTACCGGATCGACCGTCCGCACGATCCGGCCGAGGACGTGACGATCGCCTTCGACGACCCGGAGCTCGCCATTCCCTGGCCGCTGCCCGTCACGTCGATGTCCCAGCGGGACCGGGAGGCGCCGAGCCTCGCCGAGGTCCTGAAGCACAAGGAGAAGTGAGGTCGCCGTGGACACCGAACACACCGAAGAGGCCCGGGAGGGCGAGGAGTTGGCGCTGCCCCGGTCGCGTACGGCGAACGAGCGGCTGCACGCCCTGATCCCCGGCGGCGCCCACACCTACGCCAAGGGCGACGACCAGTACCCCGAGAACCTCGCCCCGGTCATCAGCCACGGCCGCGGCGCCCACGTGTGGGACGTCGACGGGAACCGCTACGTCGAGTACGGCTCGGGACTCCGCTCCGTCAGCCTCGGCCACGCCCACCCGCGGGTGACCGAGGCGGTGCGGCGGCAGATCGACCGCGGCAGCAACTTCGTCCGGCCTTCCCTCATGGAGGTCGAGGCCGCGGAACGGTTCCTGGCCACGGTGCCGACCGCCGAGATGGTGAAGTTCGCGAAGAACGGCTCCGACGCCACCACCGCCGCGGTACGCCTGGCCCGCGCCGCCACCGGGCGCTCTCGGGTGGCCGTCTGCGGCGACCATCCCTTCTTCTCCGTCGACGACTGGTTCATCGGCACCACGCCGATGTCGGCCGGCATCCCGGCGGCGACCACCGAGCTCACCGTGGCGTTCCCGTACGGGGACCTGGCCGCCACGGAGGAGTTGCTCACCCGGTACCAGGACGAGATCGCCTGCCTGATCCTCGAACCGGCCGGACACACCGAGCCCGCGCCGGGGTATCTCGCCGCACTCCGTGAACTGGCCGACCGGCACGGCTGCGTACTGATCTTCGACGAGATGATCACCGGTTTCCGCTGGTCGGAGGCGGGAGCCCAGGGTCTGTACGGCGTCGTGCCCGACCTCTCCACGTTCGGCAAGGCGCTCGGCAACGGGTTCGCCGTCTCCGCCCTCGCGGGGCGCCGGGAGCTGATGGAGCGGGGCGGACTTCGCCACTCCGGCGAGCGGGTGTTCCTGCTGTCCACCACGCACGGAGCGGAGACGCACTCGCTGGCCGCCGCGATGGCCGTACAGAGCACCTACGCCGAGGAGGGCATCACCGAGCGGCTGCACGCCCTCGGTGAGCGGTTGGCCGCCGGTGTTCGTGACGCGACGGCCGCCATGGGCGTCGGGGACCACATCGTCGTCAGGGGCCGGGCCAGCAACCTGGTCTTCGCCACCCTCGACGAGAACGGGCGGCCCTCGCAGCCGTACCGCACCCTGTTCCTGCGGCGGCTCCTCGCGGGCGGGGTGCTCGCCCCGTCGTTCGTGGTGAGCAGCGCGCTCAGCGAAGCCGACATCGACCACACCGTCGATGTGGTGGCCCAGGCTTGTGCGGTGTACCGGAAGGCGCTGGACGCCGCCGACCCCACGCCCTGGCTGGGCGGTCGACCGGTGAAGCCGGTGTTCCGCCGCTTGGTGTGAGGTGACGTGATGTGACGTCAGCGGCGCTCCGACCGGTCGGCGTCGGCCCTTCGGCCGTCCAGCCGGTCGGCCGTCCGGTCGACCAGCCACGCGGTCGCCGGTACCACCGCGAGCGCCGTGCACCAGCCGCCGAGGACGTCGGTCGGATAGTGCGCGCCCAGGGCGACTTGGGCCCAGCCCATGACGGCGCCCGCCACCAGCGCCGCGCCGAGCACGAGTGACAGGCCTGCCGTCCTGCCGAGCCCGAGCCGTCCGGTCGCGAGCAGTGCCACCACGAGGGCGAGCGCGGTGAGGAAGGCGGTGTGCCCGCTCGGGTAGGACAGGTTGTCGGCACCGTGGATGGTCCGTCCCACCAGCGACTTGAGGAGCGTCGCCGTCACGACGGTGACGCCGACCCCGGCGACGACGAACACCGCCGCGCGACGACCGCACACCAGCAGGCAGCCCGTCACCGCGGCGACGACGAGCGTCGCCGATCCGGCGGGCTCGCCCAGGAAGTCCGTGGCCAGCGCGACGCGCCGCCACGGCGGCCGCACACTGTCCGCCGTCGGATCGATGAACCACCGGTCGACCGTGCCGGGCTCGCTGTGCCCGGCGTACAGGACTCCGAGCGCGACGACCGCCAGCGCGGCGAGGACCGCGACAAGACCGAGCCACGCGCGCAGCGACGGGGGCAGCGCCGTGGGCGCAGGGCGGCCGGTCACGCGCCCACCGGACCGAGTAGGCCGACGATCCCGTCGAGCACGAACTGGTCTGGGCCGACGCCCAGTTCCGCTCCGGCCAGGCGATCCAACGCGAGCCCCTCCGTCGTCTTCGAACTCACGAGTCAGCCTTTCCTCGTCACCCTAACCAACAATCCGGTCGCGGAGAGGGGGACTACAGTGAACCGGTGACTTCCCTGCCTGAAGACCTGCCGACAGCGATCGGCGACGAGGACCGCGACGCGGCGGTGCGGCGGCTGCAAGAGGCGTACGCCGATGGGTACTTGTCGCACGAGGAGATGGACGGACACCTCGGCCAAGTCCTCGCGGCGACGCGGCGGAGCGAGCTCGATGCGGCTCTGTCGTCGCTTCCGGCGGAGAAGCCGGGGACCATCGCCACGATCGGCGCCGCCGGTGGACGGATCAAGCGGAGCGGGGCGTGGCAGGTGCCGCGGACGCTCAAGGTCGCGTCTGCCTACGGACGTGTGCGGCTGGATCTGTCGCGGGCGGTCATCGAGCATCCGGTGATCGACATCGAGCTGGCGGTCGGCACCGGCAGGGCGAAGATCACCGTGCCGCATGACGCGGTCGTCGTCCTGGACGAACTGAACACCGGGTGGAAGGACTACCGCTACCAGCCCCCGCGGCGGTCAAGTGGCCCCCGTGGCCCGGAGATCCGCATCTCCGGGACCATGGGCTTCGGACGCCTCACGGTCCGTCACGCTCGCCGGTGAGGACCCGTTCGCACGAGCACCCACACCTGCAGTCGGGCCACGGTGTCCGATTCGAATGGGGACCCACCGGTGCTCAGCGGCTGGCGCCGGGTGTGAGCTGTGTCGTGGTCGTCGATGTGCTGTCGTTCACCACGGCGGTGAGCGTCGCGGTCGATGCCGGGACACGTGTCTTCCCCTACCGCTGGCGTGACGAGAGCGCCACCGCGTTCGCCGCCCAGCACGGTGCGAACCTCGCCGTGGGACGCCGAGCGGCCAGCGCCACGTCCCCGTGGACGCTCTCACCCGCGTCCCTGCGCGCCGCCCCCTTCATGCCGCGCCTGGTCCTGCCTTCCCCCAACGGCTCCGCCATCGCGGCGAGCGCTGGCCCGACGACAGCCTGCGGCCTGCCCTGGAGGACTTGATCGGATCGGGTGCCGTCATCACCGCTCTGCGTGAACACGTCGGCGACGTACTGTCTCCCGAGGCCGCCGTCGCCGCATCCGCGTTCCACGCGACACGGGACGTCGGAGGCGCCGTGGCCGACAGCGCCTCCGGGCGGGAACTCATCGAGGGCGGATTCGAGCAGGACGTCGCCATCGCCACCGAACTGGACGCCAGTACAAGGGTCCCCGTCCTGACCGAGGGCGCCTTCACCGACCAGGCGCGCTGGCAGCCGGATCCGGTGGTTGGGTAGCCTCGCGGGATGGATCTGCGACTGGCGGCGTACGCCGTGTGCATCGAGGACGGACGGGTACTGCTCGCGCACTCCGTGAAGCCCGACGGCACGAGGACTTGGACGCTTCCCGGCGGCAGGGTCGAGGACGCGGAGGACCCCTTCGACACGGTGGTCCGCGAGGTCGCTGAGGAGACCGGTCTGGATGCCGTGGTCGAGTGCCTGCTGGGCGTGGACTCCCGGGTGGTCCCGGCCGCGGAGCGCCGCGTGCCCGGTCGGCCCGCGCTCCAGAACGTAGGCATCTTCTACCGGGCCCGTATCACCGGCGGCCAGCTGCGTCCTGAACCCAACGGCGAGACCGCCGAGTCGATCTGGACCCCGGTCTCCGACGTCGCCCGCCTCGACCGCTCGTCACTGCTCGACATCGGCCTGTCCCTGGCCCGGACCACACCGGCGACCGGCCACGTGGACCCCGTCCCGGTCGGCGGCCTGATCCGGCACTGAGCGCACCCTGCCCGAGGCACAGCGCGCGCGTACTCACATCGGCAGCGAATGCAGCCGCGCCTCTCCGGTCGGCCATTTCGCGTCGTCGGTCAGCGGTGTCCACATCGCGCGCAACGGCATGCGGACCGGTCCTTCGACATCGGGCTGCTCGACCCCTATGTCGTCGTCCAGAACGTGCCAGCCCATCCGTCCGTAGAGCGCGGTGAGCCGCGGCACGCAGAAGAGCAGCCCGTGCGCCAAGCCGCCCGCGTCGCGGGCGTGTTCCATGGCCGCGGTCACCACCTGGCGTGCGAGCCCCTGCCCTCTGAGGTCGGAGGCCACGGCGACGCCACCGAGACCGGCCGCGTGCCATCGATCGGAACCTACTGAGAGCGGCACTCGCACCCACCCCGCATGCGCGACGAGACGGTCCTGCCGTCTGAGCCCGAAGTGCACGTCCTTGTCGCGCCACGTCAGACCGGCCGAAGCCACGCCGAAGGGGTCGGCGCCACCGCCGGTGATCTCATCGCGCTCCGCCATGGTGTACTGCGTGAGCCGTATGACTGAATCTCCCATGGAGATCACTCTCGCACCACGCGTCGGCGTCAGGGGAGCCAACGCCGCATCACGGTGAGCAGTTCGTCGGGCTCCACCGGTTTCGCCACGTAGTCGGAAGCGCCGGACTCCAGCGCCTTCTCGCGGTCGTACCGCATGGCCTTCGCGGTGAGCGCGATGATGGGGAGACCGGCGAACCGCGGCTCCTTGCGGATGGCCGCGGTCGTCTCGTAGCCGTCCATGTCCGGCATCATCGTGTCCATCAGGACGAGTGCCACCTCGGGGTGCTGTTCGAGCACGTCGATGGCCTCGCGGCCGTCCTCCGCGTACAGCACCACCAACCCGCGATGCTCCAGCAGGCTGGTGAGAGCGAACACGATCCGGATGTCGTCGTCGACCACCAGCACACGCTCGCCGTTGAACAGGAACGAGGTGTCGGGGTCGAGGGCGCTGTCGGCAACGGGACGTGGCCCGGATGGTTCATCGCGCGTCGCCGGGGCTGCCGGAGCCGGGGCCGGGTGAGGCGGGTAGGAGAAGTCGGCGTGGTGCTGCAGCGGAAGGTAGAGCGTGAAGGTGGATCCGCGGCCCAGCTCGCTCGCTGCGTGGATCTGGCCGCCGAGCAGCTGCGCGATCTCCCGGCTGATGGACAGGCCGAGACCGGTGCCGCCGTACTTCCTGCTGGTCGTGCCGTCCGCCTGTTTGAACGCTTCGAAGATCACCTGCATCTTGTCGGCCGCGACACCGATGCCGGTGTCCGTCACCGAGAAGGCGAGCAACTCGGCGCCGGGGTCCTGCAGGGACCCCGCTTCGTGCAAGTCCTCACGGATCGCCGGTGGCACGCTGGAACCGGCGAATGTCACGGCCAGTTCGATGGACCCGGAGTGGGTGAACTTCACGGCATTGGACAGCAGGTTCCGCAGTACCTGAAGGAGTCGTTGTTCGTCCGTCGGCACGGTCAGGGGCAGGTCGGGGGAGAGGTGAACGGAGAGGCCGAGACCCTTCTCCGTCGTCAGCGGACGGAACGTGGCAGCGACGTAGTCGAGGAGTTCCGCCAGGTTCACCGGGCTCGGTGACACCTCCATCTTGCCCGCCTCGACCTTGGAGAGGTCGAGGATGTCGTTGATCAACATGAGCAGATCGGAGCCCGCGCCGTGAATCGTCTCGGCGAACTGGACCTGTTGCGCCGTGAGATTGGCCTCCGGGTTGTCGGCGAGCATCTTCGAAAGGATCAGCATGGACTGGAGGGGCGTGCGCAGTTCGTGAGACATGTTGGCGAGGAACTCCGCCTTGTAGCTCATCGAGTAGGCGAGTTGCTCATTGCGTTCCTCCAGCACCTGCCGGGCTTCCTCGATCTCGCGCGTCTTGGCCTCGAGCTGCCGGTGGGATTCTCCCAGGGCCATCTGGTGGCTTTCGAGCTCCGCCGACCGTGCGCGCAGCTGCTCGGTCAACGCCTGTGACTGGCTGAGCAGTTGCTGGGTCTGCTGCTGTTTGATCACCTCCGCGCTGCTGTGCTCGATCAGGTCGGCGACCTCGGAAGGAATGTCCGGTCTGCGTTCGGTGAGCCAGTGCTGCGCCTCCGCCACACGTGTGGCGGACAGCAGGTCCTTCTCCTTGCCCTGGGCCCGCTCCTCCATGAGCGTCAGCCACTGCTGGAAGTCCGCGTCCGCCTCGACCCAGGCGGCCAGGCGTTCCCATTCGCGGATGAGGGCCTCATGCGCGATCTCGGCCGTGTCCGGGCCTTCGGGGCCCAGGATCACCAGGCGGCGCTCGGGATCGGCGAGCAACTGTGCGATCGACCAGTCGCCGCCCAGATGGGCGCGGCGGGCCGTGACGCGCACCGCGCTGGAGGCACCACCGCGGGCCCGGACCATGGTCAACAGGGCGCGCTTGATACGGGGTTCGTCGAGACCGAGCTGCTCGGAGAGCCAGATGTAGACCTTCTCCGCATGCTGATTGAGGGCTCCGGAGACACCGCCGAGGCCGTGATAGCTGTCGAAGCTGATCCGGCGGTCGTGCTGCATCGGCCACAACTCGGTCAGCGTGAATTCGAGCAGCGGCAGGCTTCCCGCGGCCTTGCTCGCCTCGCAGGCGATCTGCTCGGCGAGCCCCGGAGTGAAGGCGACGCCCGCCAGCTGGGCCGGTTCCACGATCACGCGTGTCAACGCGCCCTCGTCCAGCGGAGAGACGTTCAGCTGACGGTCCTGGAGGCGCGGGCCCAGGTCGGGGAGTTCGAGCAGTTCGGGCAGGAAGTCCGAGCGCAGCGTGCACACCAGTCGTACGCGCGGATCCTGTAAGGCGTCCGGGGGAGGCAGCAACTGCCGCAGGTACTCCAGCGGCGTCCCGCTCTCCGGTCCTGCGCTCAGGATCTCCTCGAACTGGTCGCCGATCAGGGCGAGTCGTTGGCCGGTGAGCACCGCGACCCGCGAGGCCACGGGCCAGAAGCCATCCTCCCGCACCGCCCCGGCCCGGTTCTCCAACTGCTCGAGCGAGTGGTCACCCCCGGGGTGTTCCAGATCGAGCAGCGCCCGCGCGACCGACTCGTACGGCGTCACGCCCGGGCGGAAGGACACCACGCTCCAGCCGTCGGCCGCGAGGGCGGGCTGTAGACCGGCGGCGACCAGGGAGGACTTCCCGACCCCCGAAGGTCCTGTGACCATGACGAAGGGCTGCGCCTTCACCATGTCGCGCAGCCGCTCGACTTCGCGCTCCCGGCCCACGAACACGCCGGTCTGCGCGTCGGCTGCGGTGAAGGCCCGCAGCCCGCGATAGGGGCAGGGGGGCAGCACGGTGCGCCCCAGGACCTCGGGCCAGGCCGCGGCGACCTCGGTCATCGGCACCGCGTACGCGTCCTGGGCGCCGCCGCCACGACTGGCGACGGCGAGCATGCCGACGACGGCGTCCCCCCACCGGTCGGTCGCGACGACCGGTGCCCCGCTGTAGCCGGGCTGAGCGCGCAGCGCCGACTCCGCGCCGGAGTCCAGCTGGATCAGCCCGCCGCCGACGGCACCCCGCAGTACGCAGGTGCTCCAGGCTCCGTGGGCCTTCCGGTCCGGCACGCCCGCGTACCCGAACACCGACACGGGCGCGTCACCCACCAGACCCACCCGCGCGTCCAGCAGCCGGGCCGGACCGGCACCGACCGGCAAGGTGTCCCCGCCCACCAGGATCAGGCCCGCCACGTCACGCCCCGGACACCCGGCGCCCGGCGGCGGATCCCAGGCGGCGATCCGGCAGTGCCGCAGCGGCGCGCCCTCGGCATCGCCCAGCAACACGAACTCGACCTGCACGCGCGCCGTGTCGGCGGGCCGGTCGCGCACGCTCTTGTCCCGGCCGAGCGCGGCGTTGACCACGTGGGCGCAGGTGACGATGTGCCGCTCGCCGACGACGAAGCCGACCCCGACAGGGGAGTCCGAGGTGCTGACCCGGATCTTGACGATGAGTCCCTCGCGCTGGGCACGCACCGCGATCAGCTGCTCTTCCAGACCACCCGGATCGCGAAGTTGACCTCTGCCGTTCCCTTGGCGATGATCACTCCGGTCTCGCCGCCCATCTTGAGACCGAACTGGATCTCCGTCTCGTCGGGCTTCAATTCCCTTACGGCCCGGGCGACATGAGTGAGCGTCGGCGCGACCCGGTCGAGTGCCTCCTGGAGCGTCAGGTGCGCCCTGGCCACCGTGCTGTCTCCAGCGGCCGCCAGATCCAGGTCCGAGCCCGGTTGTTCGCCGCCGTCCACTTCGAAGACGGCCGTCGCCTCGTCGCCGTCCCTCAGCGCCATCACGAGTTCTGCCACGATGCCCCTTGCAGCCGCGTTCGCCGGCGGATCACCGGTACTCCCCAATCCTGAGGCACGGCGCGGGCGCGGCGCAGGCGTTCCCGGGGATGACCGCGCACAGCCCGCGACTCAGAGGGCGTCGAGCTCGCGGCGCAGCAAGTGGCCGAGTCTGAAGAGCAGTTGCTGCCCTGTGCCATCGATCTGCCCT contains these protein-coding regions:
- a CDS encoding phosphatase PAP2 family protein — protein: MTGRPAPTALPPSLRAWLGLVAVLAALAVVALGVLYAGHSEPGTVDRWFIDPTADSVRPPWRRVALATDFLGEPAGSATLVVAAVTGCLLVCGRRAAVFVVAGVGVTVVTATLLKSLVGRTIHGADNLSYPSGHTAFLTALALVVALLATGRLGLGRTAGLSLVLGAALVAGAVMGWAQVALGAHYPTDVLGGWCTALAVVPATAWLVDRTADRLDGRRADADRSERR
- a CDS encoding glutamate-1-semialdehyde 2,1-aminomutase, whose amino-acid sequence is MDTEHTEEAREGEELALPRSRTANERLHALIPGGAHTYAKGDDQYPENLAPVISHGRGAHVWDVDGNRYVEYGSGLRSVSLGHAHPRVTEAVRRQIDRGSNFVRPSLMEVEAAERFLATVPTAEMVKFAKNGSDATTAAVRLARAATGRSRVAVCGDHPFFSVDDWFIGTTPMSAGIPAATTELTVAFPYGDLAATEELLTRYQDEIACLILEPAGHTEPAPGYLAALRELADRHGCVLIFDEMITGFRWSEAGAQGLYGVVPDLSTFGKALGNGFAVSALAGRRELMERGGLRHSGERVFLLSTTHGAETHSLAAAMAVQSTYAEEGITERLHALGERLAAGVRDATAAMGVGDHIVVRGRASNLVFATLDENGRPSQPYRTLFLRRLLAGGVLAPSFVVSSALSEADIDHTVDVVAQACAVYRKALDAADPTPWLGGRPVKPVFRRLV
- a CDS encoding DUF1707 SHOCT-like domain-containing protein: MTSLPEDLPTAIGDEDRDAAVRRLQEAYADGYLSHEEMDGHLGQVLAATRRSELDAALSSLPAEKPGTIATIGAAGGRIKRSGAWQVPRTLKVASAYGRVRLDLSRAVIEHPVIDIELAVGTGRAKITVPHDAVVVLDELNTGWKDYRYQPPRRSSGPRGPEIRISGTMGFGRLTVRHARR
- a CDS encoding GNAT family N-acetyltransferase, which translates into the protein MGDSVIRLTQYTMAERDEITGGGADPFGVASAGLTWRDKDVHFGLRRQDRLVAHAGWVRVPLSVGSDRWHAAGLGGVAVASDLRGQGLARQVVTAAMEHARDAGGLAHGLLFCVPRLTALYGRMGWHVLDDDIGVEQPDVEGPVRMPLRAMWTPLTDDAKWPTGEARLHSLPM
- a CDS encoding 2-phosphosulfolactate phosphatase, which translates into the protein MIGSGAVITALREHVGDVLSPEAAVAASAFHATRDVGGAVADSASGRELIEGGFEQDVAIATELDASTRVPVLTEGAFTDQARWQPDPVVG
- a CDS encoding NUDIX hydrolase, producing the protein MDLRLAAYAVCIEDGRVLLAHSVKPDGTRTWTLPGGRVEDAEDPFDTVVREVAEETGLDAVVECLLGVDSRVVPAAERRVPGRPALQNVGIFYRARITGGQLRPEPNGETAESIWTPVSDVARLDRSSLLDIGLSLARTTPATGHVDPVPVGGLIRH
- a CDS encoding CU044_2847 family protein, which translates into the protein MAELVMALRDGDEATAVFEVDGGEQPGSDLDLAAAGDSTVARAHLTLQEALDRVAPTLTHVARAVRELKPDETEIQFGLKMGGETGVIIAKGTAEVNFAIRVVWKSS